A genomic region of Mugil cephalus isolate CIBA_MC_2020 chromosome 5, CIBA_Mcephalus_1.1, whole genome shotgun sequence contains the following coding sequences:
- the ankhd1 gene encoding ankyrin repeat and KH domain-containing protein 1 isoform X2: protein MQDAVAGTAMLTDGFEDEIDSVTPRSPVAGMGVGATPGGVGLGGIGIGVGGKKVRLYGEPGGPAAERLDFKLAAAAVLSSGPGSGSDEDEVSEVESFILDQEDLDNPIMKTASELLLSSATDGVDLRTVDPETQARLEALLEAAGIGKLSTADGKAFADPEVLRRLTSSVSCALDEAAAALTRMRAENTLNAGQADNLVIFSRSLAEACSDGDVNAVRKLLDEGRSVNEHTEEGESLLCLACSAGYYELAQVLLAMHANVEDRGIKGDITPLMAAASGGYVDIVKLLLVHGADVNAQSSTGNTALTYACAGGFVDVVKVLLKEGANIEDHNENGHTPLMEAASAGHVEVARVLLEYGAGINTHSNEFKESALTLACYKGHLDMVRFLLEAGADQEHKTDEMHTALMEACMDGHVEVARLLLDSGAQVNMPADSFESPLTLAACGGHVELAALLIERGANLEEVNDEGYTPLMEAAREGHEEMVALLLAQGANINAQTEETQETALTLACCGGFLEVADFLIKAGADIELGCSTPLMEAAQEGHLELVKYLLAAGANVHATTATGDTALTYACENGHTDVADVLLQAGANLEHESEGGRTPLMKAARAGHLCTVQFLISKGANVNRATANNDHTVVSLACAGGHLAVVELLLAHGADPTHRLKDGSTMLIEAAKGGHTNVVSYLLDYPNNILSVPAPDLSQLTPPSQDASQVPRVPFQALAMVVPPQEPDRAPSNIATPPPVSKGMSKQRQAALQPGVPSSVGRGPEAEPLPPFHLCQPLECIVEETEGKLNELGQRISAIEKAQLQSLELIQGEPLTKDKIEELKKSREEQVQKKKKILKELQKVERQLQLKTQQQFTKEYMEAKGLKEEQEPGQSQGPGPGPGTTVSAPGPLTTIPGAQVHTGSDTDEEANKDGEQEEQPEEEGEEEEEDDDEEEGSEEEADGEEDDYQKLPQVGTILYRDGPQPPQQPPLPPSPQTQPQPPPPPLQAAFVPIQPLPDYNPADYPGSTSPELQRVLVGQQMLGQQQQGQQLAGLGPGMIPQQAPDGLMVATPAQTLTDTLDDIMAAVSSRVPMLNTTNSPTPLSQTPTQTSANIASPPSVLPLYPSVDIDAHTESNHDTALTLACAGGHEELVSVLIARGANIEHRDKKGFTPLILAATAGHVGVVEVLLDKGGDIEAQSERTKDTPLSLACSGGRQEVVELLLLRGANKEHRNVSDYTPLSLAASGGYVNIIKILLNAGAEINSRTGSKLGISPLMLAAMNGHVPAVKLLLDMGSDINAQIETNRNTALTLACFQGRAEVVSLLLDRKANVEHRAKTGLTPLMEAASGGYAEVGRVLLDKGADVNAPPVPSSRDTALTIAADKGHYKFCELLINRGAHIDVRNKKGNTPLWLAANGGHFDVVQLLVHASADVDAADNRKITPLMAAFRKGHVKVVQYLVKEVNQFPSDIECMRYIATIADKELLKKCHQCMETIVKAKDQQAAEANKNASILLKELDLEKSREESKKQALAAKREKRKEKRKKKKEEQKRKQEEEEGQKTKEESCEMQEQKEDSAEETEVPIDPPSATTTTTIGISATSTTFTTAFGKKRASVATTPSTNRKNKKNKTKDSAPNEPIILQDPQVALAQHKADKNKIHGEPRGGGGGVTGGNSDSDPLDSTDCASESSSSGGKSQELNYLPDLTSSASSSSSSSSSSSSSSAPSSGAPQALMAGPEKRHCPQLQTDGKVDNKVTVSISKPTQKAPDSSDSTSNSLPSPFKTMALPVTSPNSKLSLTSPKRNQKREEGWKEVVRRSKKLSVPASVVSRIMGRGGCNITAIQDVTGAHIDVDKQKDKNGERMITIRGGTESTRYAVQLINALIQDPAKELEDLIPRNHIRAPGSKTASATFPSTTGATSGSTTGPKALSSLVTSTGVSFQSSSSASSSSSQAGGKIGKGLSSNVRQPFPVSLPLAYAHPQLALLAAQTIHQIRHPRLPMAQFGGTFSPAASTWGPFPVRPVSPGSANSSPKHNGGTNSAGVQARPNSTHSEHSNAASSGVPVTTTNTATTSAPNTSAAAGSPQTPNSTPYNPQPSVPTPSSVRKQLFAPDPKPSGGVTPVSAAASSGSNTARGAGSPAHHSSTTTTANAPQQLIGSASQPPIQPTKTEPTTAAPTGKDKPSLAVESQSVSVSDGINSVGFTAPAMALVPKPEPRQQLPPPPSSVPSTEAPPPLLTQQPNSHLPTAPPPVLSHNVAHPNNTVPHFSAPAPRVSHRMQPSGPYYSLSEQQQTQQQQQSVFVPFSAQQEPPKQTQNQTSQQTSLPPQAQTQGQAPGSLQVSANLGMINGSQMQHVANAGKPQQIPPNFGPAGLFNFSSIFDNNNQVGNSQVWGACHLPARSPPEQSYSAPPAYMNIGQMENMMPPPPPDSSKAPGFRSTSQRMVNSPIALTSYATSISGSPVYLHGHGGVGTPSFSRQHFSPHPWSASTSGESPVPPPSTVSSSALSTSAVAPPPQPKPGSSSQQDRKVPPPIGTERLARIRQTGTVNPPLLTTSYTASVGQGGIWSFGVGSGSEAMSGWSQPLMSSHMMHPQLQAEQSAFSQHQPMEQDDTGIANPANNYHQPQHLPNSYMDFPKGMPMSMYGGTMLPPHPPMAEGPGMYNGLHAGDPAWSPIIKVVPNNADSSDPQQQVWPGTWAPHVGNVHLNHVN from the exons ATGCAGGATGCAGTAGCCGGGACGGCAATGCTGACGGACGGCTTCGAGGACGAGATTGACTCGGTGACTCCTCGCTCCCCAGTGGCAGGGATGGGGGTAGGAGCGACACCAGGAGGAGTCGGACTAGGGGGCATCGGGATTGGTGTAGGTGGAAAGAAAGTGCGTTTGTACGGCGAACCCGGCGGGCCTGCCGCAGAAAGACTGGATTTCAAACTAGCGGCCGCGGCCGTCCTCTCCTCGGGTCCGGGATCCGGCAGCGACGAAGACGAGGTTTCAGAG GTGGAGTCGTTCATTTTGGACCAGGAGGACCTGGATAACCCCATCATGAAGACGGCGTCAGAGTTGCTTTTGTCCAGCGCCACAGACGGAGTAGATCTGAGGACGGTCGATCCAGAGACACAGGCCCGACTTGAAGCTTTGCTGGAAGCTGCAG GCATCGGTAAACTGTCCACTGCCGATGGTAAAGCTTTTGCAGACCCCGAGGTGCTCCGCCGCCTGACGTCATCTGTAAGTTGTGCCCTGGACGAGGCCGCGGCCGCCCTGACCCGAATGAGAGCTGAGAACACGCTCAACGCCGGCCAAGCCGACAA TCTGGTTATTTTCAGCCGTAGTTTAGCAGAGGCGTGCTCGGATGGGGATGTCAACGCGGTGCGCAAACTGCTGGATGAGGGACGGAGCGTCAACGAACACACGGAGGAAGGGGAGAGCCTGCTGTGCCTCGCCTGCTCGGCCGGCTACTACGAACTCGCACAG GTTTTGTTGGCCATGCATGCAAATGTGGAGGACCGGGGCATCAAGGGAGACATAACACCGCTcatggctgctgccagtggAGGTTACGTGGACATTGTCAAACTGCTTCTGGTCCACGGGGCAGATGTCAACGCACAGTCCTCTACAG GCAACACGGCTCTGACGTACGCATGTGCCGGTGGCTTCGTGGACGTGGTGAAGGTTCTTCTGAAAGAGGGTGCAAACATAGAGGACCACAATGAGAACGGACACACACCTCTCATGGAGGCGGCCAGTGCGGGCCATGTGGAAGTGGCCAGGGTGCTGCTGGAGTACGGCGCAGGCATCAACACACACTCCAATGAGTTCAAGGAGAGCGCGCTCACGCTTGCCTGCTACAAAG GTCACTTGGACATGGTGCGTTTTCTGTTGGAGGCTGGAGCAGACCAGGAACATAAAACAGATGAGATGCACACAGCACTAATGGAGGCGTGCATG GACGGCCATGTGGAGGTGGCACGGCTGCTGTTGGACAGCGGCGCGCAGGTCAACATGCCAGCCGATTCGTTCGAGTCGCCCCTTACCCTCGCAGCCTGTGGAGGACACGTGGAGCTGGCAGCCTTGCTCATAGAGAGAGGAGCCAACCTGGAGGAG GTCAATGATGAGGGCTACACCCCTCTGATGGAGGCAGCTAGAGAAGGCCACGAAGAAATGGTAGCACTGCTGCTGGCACAAG GTGCTAACATCAACGCACAGACGGAGGAGACGCAGGAGACCGCCTTGACTCTAGCATGTTGTGGGGGCTTCTTAGAAGTGGCTGACTTCCTCATCAAGGCAGGCGCAGACATTGAGTTGGGCTGCTCGACTCCTCTGATGGAAGCTGCGCAGGAAGGCCATCTGGAGCTGGTCAAATACCTGCTGGCTGCAG GAGCAAACGTTCACGCCACCACAGCAACAGGTGACACAGCATTGACGTATGCGTGTGAGAACGGACACACTGACGTGGCGGATGTGCTGCTGCAGGCCGGAGCCAACTTG GAGCACGAGTCTGAAGGAGGGCGGACGCCCTTGATGAAGGCGGCAAGGGCAGGACATCTCTGTACAGTGCAGTTTCTTATCAGCAAAG GTGCTAATGTGAACAGAGCTACTGCCAATAACGATCACACAGTGGTGTCTCTGGCCTGTGCTGGAGGACATCTGGCTGTGGTGGAGTTGCTGCTGGCACATGGGGCGGATCCTACGCACAGACTCAAA GATGGTTCAACCATGTTGATAGAAGCTGCTAAGGGTGGCCACACCAATGTGGTGTCCTACCTGTTGGACTAccccaacaacatcctgtctgTCCCAGCCCCTGACCTTTCCCAGCTCACTCCCCCGTCACAAGATGCCTCTCAG GTTCCTCGTGTCCCATTCCAAGCTCTCGCCATGGTCGTTCCCCCTCAAGAGCCCGACAGAGCCCCGTCAAACATCGCTACGCCTCCACCCGTCTCCAAAG GCATGTCCAAACAGAGACAGGCAGCCCTTCAGCCTGGTGTCCCCAGCTCAGTTGGCCGGGGGCCTGAGGCAGAGCCTCTGCCACCCTTCCACTTGTGCCAGCCTCTAGAGTGCATtgtggaggagacagagggaaagcTGAATGAACTGGGCCAGAGAATTAGCGCCATTGAGAAGGCCCAGCTACAGTCGCTAGAGCTCATTCAGGGGGAGCCGCTCACCAAAGACAAGAttgaggagctgaagaagagcagagaggagcag gtgcagaagaagaagaaaatcttgAAGGAGCTGCAGAAGGTTGAGCGCCAGCTGCAGttgaaaacacagcaacagtTCACCAAAGAGTACATGGAGGCAAAGGGCTTAAAGGAAGAGCAGGAGCCTGGACAAAGccagggaccaggaccgggGCCTGGAACTACAGTGTCTGCTCCAGGACCCCTTACCACTATCCCGGGTGCTCAAGTGCACACTGGCTCTGACACGGATGAAGAGGCCAACAAGGATGGGGAGCAAGAAGAGCAGCcagaagaggaaggggaagag gaagaggaagatgatgatgaagaggagggttCAGAGGAAGAGGCAGACGGAGAGGAGGACGACTACCAGAAGCTTCCTCAGGTGGGCACGATCCTCTACAGGGATGGGCCACAGCCGCCACAGCAGCCCCCTCTGCCCCCTTCACCACAGACTCAGCCCCAGCCTCCCCCTCCGCCTCTTCAGGCTGCTTTCGTCCCCATCCAGCCCCTGCCGGACTACAACCCCGCGGACTACCCGGGCAGCACCAGCCCGGAGCTGCAGAGGGTACTGGTGGGGCAGCAGATGTtgggccagcagcagcagggtcaGCAGCTGGCTGGGTTAGGCCCAGGAATGATACCTCAGCAGGCTCCAGATGGGCTCATGGTAGCTACACCTGCACAGACGCTCACAGACACACTGGATGACATCATGGCAG CTGTGAGCAGTCGCGTGCCCATGCTGAACACTACAAATTCACCCACTCCCCTGTCCCAGACACCCACACAGACGTCCGCAAACATCGCTTCTCCCCCCTCGGTCCTGCCCCTCTACCCCTCTGTTGACATAGATGCACAT ACGGAGAGTAACCATGACACAGCGCTGACGCTGGCGTGTGCAGGAGGACACGAGGAGCTCGTATCGGTCCTGATCGCACGGGGAGCCAACATTGAGCACCGGGACAAGAAAG GTTTTACTCCTTTGATCCTGGCTGCCACTGCTGGCCACGTAGGAGTGGTTGAGGTGCTCCTGGACAAAGGGGGTGACATTGAGGCTCAGTCAGAGAGAACCAAAGACACACCCCTCTCCTTGGCCTGCTCTGGGGGACGCCAAGAG GTTGTGgagttgctgctgctgcgggGAGCCAACAAGGAACACCGCAATGTTTCAGACTACACGCCTCTTAGCCTGGCTGCTTCTGGGGGTTACGTCAACATCATCAAGATACTCCTCAACGCCGGAGCGGAGATCAACTCCAG GACTGGCAGTAAGCTGGGAATCTCTCCTCTCATGCTGGCAGCTATGAATGGTCATGTGCCAGCAGTGAAGCTGTTGCTGGACATGGGCTCCGACATCAACGCCCAGATTGAGACCAACAGAAACACGGCTCTGACCCTAGCCTGCTTTCAGGGCCGGGCCGAGGTTGTCAGCCTTCTGCTAGATCGCAAGGCCAACGTGGAGCATCGCGCTAAG ACTGGTCTCACTCCTCTGATGGAGGCGGCCTCGGGAGGTTACGCAGAGGTGGGCCGGGTACTGTTGGACAAAGGTGCTGATGTCAACGCTCCTCCTGTTCCTTCATCCCGAGACACTGCCCTCACCATCGCTGCCGACAAAGGCCACTACAAGTTCTGTGAGCTGCTTATCAACAG GGGTGCTCATATTGATGTACGAAACAAGAAAGGGAACACTCCCCTTTGGCTGGCAGCGAACGGTGGTCACTTCGACGTGGTCCAGCTCCTGGTGCATGCTTCGGCCGATGTGGACGCAGCCGACAACCGCAAGATCACCCCTCTTATGGCGGCTTTTCGCAAG GGTCACGTGAAGGTGGTGCAGTATCTTGTGAAGGAGGTCAACCAGTTCCCGTCAGATATTGAGTGCATGAGATATATCGCCACCATCGCTGACAAG GAGCTGTTAAAGAAGTGCCACCAGTGCATGGAGACTATCGTCAAAGCTAAAGACCAGCAGGCAGCCGAGGCCAACAAGAACGCTAGTATTCTCCTCAAGGAGCTCGACTTGGAGAAG TCCCGAGAGGAGAGCAAGAAGCAGGCCTTGGCTGCGAAGCgtgagaagagaaaggagaaacgcaagaagaagaaggaggagcagaagaggaaacaggaggaagaggaggggcaGAAAACCAAGGAGGAGTCCTGTGAGATgcaggagcagaaggaggattCAGCCGAAG aaaCAGAGGTTCCTATTGACCCTCCAAGTGcaactaccaccaccaccattggTATATCTGCCACCTCCACCACTTTCACTACAGCTTTTGGTAAGAAGCGAGCGAGTGTGGCCACTACCCCGAGCACCAATCGtaagaacaaaaagaacaagactAAGGATTCAGCGCCCAACGAACCCATCATATTACAGGACCCACAG gtTGCACTAGCACAGCACAAGGCTGACAAGAACAAGATCCACGGTGAACCGAGGGGCGGTGGCGGGGGAGTGACGGGCGGCAACAGCGACTCCGACCCCTTGGATAGCACCGACTGTGCTagtgagagcagcagcagcggtggcaAGAGTCAGGAGCTCAACTACCTCCCTGACCTCAcctcctcggcctcctcctcctcttcttcttcctcctcatcctcctcctcttcagccCCCTCCTCAGGAGCGCCCCAGGCCCTCATGGCCGGCCCAGAGAAGAGACACTGTCCTCAGCTGCAGACTGACGGCAAAGTGGACAATAAGGTCACAGTCTCCATCTCAAAACCAACGCAAAA AGCTCCAGATTCAAGCgactccacctccaactccttACCCTCTCCATTCAAGACCATGGCTCTTCCCGTCACCTCACCCAACAGTAAACTCAGCCTCACAAGTCCAAAGAGAAAccagaagagagaagagggttGGAAGGAAGTCGTCAGAAG ATCAAAGAAGCTGTCTGTGCCAGCCTCCGTCGTGTCTCGGATCATGGGTCGAGGGGGCTGCAACATCACAGCCATCCAGGACGTGACAGGAGCTCACATTGATGTGGACAAACAGAAGGACAAGAACGGAGAGAGGATGATCACCATAAG AGGTGGCACCGAGTCTACAAGGTATGCAGTCCAGCTGATCAACGCTCTAATTCAAGACCCGGCCAAAGAGCTTGAAGATCTGATTCCCCGCAATCACATCAGAGCCCCCGGCTCTAAAACCGCCTCCGCTACCTTCCCCAGTACCACGGGGGCGACGAGTGGTTCGACCACTGGGCCAAAGGCTCTAAGCTCGTTGGTCACGTCCACAGGCGTCTCGTTCCAGTCCTCCTCATCCgcgtcttcatcctcctctcagGCCGGGGGAAAGATCGGAAAGGGGCTGTCGTCAAACGTCAGACAGCCTTTCCCGGTCTCTCTGCCCCTGGCGTACGCCCACCCTCAGCTGGCTCTGCTGGCCGCCCAGACCATTCACCAGATAAGACACCCTCGCCTACCCATGGCGCAGTTCGGCGGCACCTTCTCTCCCGCCGCCAGCACGTGGGGACCCTTCCCCGTGCGCCCCGTGAGTCCCGGCAGTGCTAACAGCTCCCCGAAACACAACGGAGGAACCAACAGCGCTGGAGTCCAGGCCAGGCCCAACTCGACCCACAGCGAGCACAGCAACGCGGCCAGCTCAGGAGTCCCGGTCACGACAACCAACACCGCCACCACCAGTGCTCCTAACACATCCGCAGCTGCAGGCTCGCCTCAGACCCCCAATTCTACTCCCTATAACCCTCAGCCCAGCGTCCCCACACCTTCTTCTGTCAGAAAACAGCTCTTCGCGCCCGACCCCAAGCCCAGTGGTGGTGTCACCCCTGTGTCTGCTGCCGCTTCTAGCGGCAGCAACACAGCACGAGGCGCGGGTTCTCCTGCACATCACAGTTCCACTACAACTACAGCTAATGCCCCTCAGCAGCTAATCGGATCTGCTTCACAGCCCCCCATCCAACCAACTAAAACAGAGCCCACTACTGCTGCCCCTACTGGAAAAGACAAGCCCTCTCTAGCCGTAGAGAGCCAGTCTGTCTCCGTCAGTGACGGCATCAACTCTGTTGGTTTCACTGCCCCCGCCATGGCTTTAGTTCCCAAGCCAGAGCCCCGGCAGCAGTtacctccccctccctcctctgtgccatccacagaggctccgcctcccctcctcacccaACAGCCCAACTCCCACCTTCCCACGGCACCTCCTCCCGTCCTCTCACACAATGTTGCACATCCCAACAACACTGTTCCTCACTTCTCAGCCCCGGCGCCCAGAGTCTCTCATCGTATGCAGCCATCAGGGCCTTACTATTCCctttctgagcagcagcagacgcagcagcaacagcagtcCGTGTTTGTGCCCTTCAGTGCTCAGCAAGAACcaccaaaacaaacccaaaaccaGACTTCCCAGCAAACAAGTTTGCCTCCGCAAGCCCAGACCCAAGGTCAAGCCCCAGGCTCTCTTCAGGTCTCTGCTAATTTGGGGATGATTAACGGTTCCCAAATGCAGCATGTCGCCAACGCAGGCAAGCCTCAGCAGATCCCCCCCAACTTCGGTCCTGCAGGTCTCTTCAATTTCAGCAGTATCTTTGATAACAATAACCAG GTGGGAAACAGTCAGGTGTGGGGTGCATGTCACTTACCTGCTCGATCACCACCCGAGCAGTCGTACTCGGCCCCACCAGCTTACATGAACATCGGGCAGATGGAGAATATGAtgcctccgcctcctccagaCAGCTCCAAAGCCCCGGGCTTCAGATCCACGTCCCAGAGGATGGTCAACAGTCCCATCG CTTTGACCAGCTATGCCACCAGCATCTCTGGCAGCCCGGTGTATCTGCACGGTCACGGAGGAGTTGGCACGCCCTCGTTCAGCAGACAGCACTTTTCCCCTCACCCATGGAGTGCGTCCACGTCCG GTGAATCTCCTGTCCCGCCTCCCTCCACGGTGTCATCCTCTGCCCTCTCCACCTCGGCTGTAGCCCCGCCTCCCCAGCCCAAGCCGGGCAGCTCCTCGCAGCAGGACCGGAAGGTCCCGCCACCCATCGGCACAGAGCGGCTGGCCAGGATCAGGCAGACGGGGACCGTGAACCCACCTCTCCTCACGACCAGCTACACAGCATCGGTTGGACAGGGAGGCATTTGGTCGTTTGGGGTTGGCAGCGGTTCAG AGGCCATGTCTGGGTGGTCCCAGCCCCTGATGAGCAGTCACATGATGCACCCGCAGCTGCAGGCAGAGCAGTCAGCCTTCTCTCAGCACCAGCCCATGGAGCAGGATGACACAGGCATCGCAAACCCTGCTAACAACTACCACCAGCCGCAGCATTTGCCCAACAGTTACATGGACTTCCCAAAG GGAATGCCTATGTCGATGTACGGAGGAACCATGCTGCCCCCTCATCCTCCCATGGCAGAGGGTCCGGGCATGTACAATGGTTTGCACGCTGGCGACCCTGCATGGAGCCCCATCATCAAAGTGGTCCCAAACAATGCGGATAGCTCTGACCCACAACAGCAG GTGTGGCCTGGTACCTGGGCACCCCACGTGGGCAACGTGCACCTGAACCACGTCAACTAG